In the Clostridium beijerinckii genome, one interval contains:
- a CDS encoding YvrJ family protein: protein MDANELISLVANNGFPIAVAAYLLIRLEKQIGSLSNSINKLNAIISAKLGIALDVNPSNNSNKVV, encoded by the coding sequence ATGGATGCTAATGAATTAATTAGTCTCGTGGCTAACAATGGTTTTCCTATAGCAGTAGCTGCATATTTACTAATCCGCTTGGAAAAACAAATTGGAAGCCTATCTAATTCAATTAATAAATTAAATGCTATAATATCAGCAAAACTTGGAATCGCTCTAGATGTAAATCCTAGTAATAATTCTAATAAAGTGGTTTAA
- a CDS encoding SDR family NAD(P)-dependent oxidoreductase: MSTNPIVIITGATNGLGQIVASELAKRGAHLVLTARSKSKAEATERLIKNIAPDAEIDFFFGDLSLMKDVKRIGNEIKDSYPKIDVLVNNAGLHAFEQRITSEGFPEMIAVNYFAPWLLTNILIESLIKSGNARIVNVASEASRNHGELKLPDDLTDINTFTSRQSSSLYGKTKLLNIMFTGVLSRKLEGTGVTVNALNPGFNVTGLGRELWFASTLEHILKFLHIGDPRRGADIILRLALEKEYEGVTGGYFNVGTGKPIIPVQPAGNTDIEDKLWNYTKELLEINFLAQV, translated from the coding sequence ATGAGTACTAATCCAATAGTTATAATAACTGGCGCTACTAATGGCCTTGGACAGATCGTTGCAAGTGAATTAGCCAAAAGGGGTGCTCATCTTGTATTGACAGCTAGGAGTAAGAGCAAAGCAGAAGCGACTGAAAGGCTTATAAAAAATATAGCGCCGGATGCAGAAATAGATTTTTTCTTTGGAGACTTATCACTAATGAAAGATGTTAAAAGAATAGGAAATGAAATCAAAGATTCATATCCAAAGATTGATGTTTTAGTGAACAATGCTGGGCTTCATGCTTTTGAGCAAAGAATAACTTCTGAAGGTTTTCCAGAAATGATAGCTGTAAACTATTTTGCACCTTGGTTATTAACTAATATATTAATAGAATCATTAATAAAGTCTGGAAATGCTAGGATTGTTAATGTTGCTTCTGAAGCATCACGCAATCACGGTGAGTTAAAACTGCCTGATGATTTGACTGATATAAATACATTTACGTCTAGACAGTCTTCTTCTCTTTATGGAAAAACAAAGTTGCTAAACATTATGTTTACGGGAGTACTTTCACGCAAACTTGAAGGAACTGGAGTTACTGTTAATGCACTTAATCCAGGATTTAATGTTACAGGACTTGGACGTGAATTATGGTTTGCCTCTACACTTGAACATATATTGAAATTTCTGCATATTGGAGATCCACGTAGAGGGGCGGATATTATTCTTAGATTAGCATTGGAGAAAGAGTATGAAGGTGTAACAGGTGGATATTTTAATGTTGGAACTGGTAAACCAATTATACCAGTACAACCTGCAGGTAATACTGATATAGAAGATAAACTTTGGAATTATACTAAAGAATTGCTAGAAATAAATTTTTTAGCGCAAGTTTAG
- a CDS encoding MarR family winged helix-turn-helix transcriptional regulator gives MDNNNIKRIELELKLGRELNALISASHALNVKTAARFDSTLQPAAFLLVRWLFSFGPASATVLAESTAMDRSSVSRLVNQLKKLGYVQSEISPNDRRGILLSLTELGRKKTIDALKEKESLFYERISKWDDSKLELFTEMLRDFNCQDPK, from the coding sequence ATGGACAATAATAATATTAAAAGAATAGAATTAGAATTAAAATTAGGTAGGGAATTAAATGCACTCATAAGTGCATCCCATGCATTAAATGTTAAAACAGCAGCTCGTTTCGATTCAACATTACAACCTGCTGCCTTTTTACTTGTACGTTGGCTTTTCTCATTTGGACCAGCAAGTGCCACGGTTTTAGCGGAATCAACAGCTATGGATCGGAGTTCTGTCAGCCGGCTTGTCAATCAACTTAAAAAACTAGGCTATGTGCAAAGTGAAATATCACCTAATGATCGTCGTGGAATATTATTATCTTTAACTGAACTTGGACGAAAAAAAACAATTGATGCGCTAAAAGAGAAAGAATCTCTATTTTATGAACGTATTTCAAAATGGGACGATTCTAAACTAGAATTATTTACTGAAATGCTCAGAGATTTTAATTGCCAAGATCCCAAATAA
- the nhaA gene encoding Na+/H+ antiporter NhaA gives MKTKIKTKILSPFLYFLKSESSSGIILLICAIVAIIIANSSFSGSYEHILHTSITIGYGVFSLSMSVLHWINDGLMAIFFLVVGMEIKREVVFGELKSFKKTILPISAAIGGMIVPAIIYALFNYKEPTITGWGIPMATDIAFAIGMLSLVAKNAPKGIVVFLTALAIVDDLGAIIVIAIFYNSQISWMALLLGLIVFAALILANKFKIKYISIYIILGIILWICLLKSGIHATIAGVLLGMSLPIGENIHKFKTSILYKLEHTLTPWSSFLIMPIFAFANAGIVINTDNFSNNLFSSTSLGIIFGLFVGKQIGIFGTSFILIKLKIAKFPSNVTKRHLYGASVFGGIGFTMSIFVSSLSFADANILSEAKMCIMIASILAATYGTIVFKFINFKNEKLNYKQS, from the coding sequence ATGAAAACTAAAATTAAAACTAAAATACTAAGTCCATTCTTATACTTTTTAAAAAGTGAGTCTTCTAGTGGTATAATTCTTTTAATTTGTGCTATTGTAGCAATTATAATTGCGAATTCGAGTTTTTCAGGGAGTTATGAGCATATATTGCACACAAGTATAACAATTGGATATGGTGTATTTTCTTTATCAATGTCAGTTCTTCATTGGATTAATGATGGATTGATGGCTATATTTTTCTTAGTTGTTGGTATGGAAATAAAGAGAGAGGTTGTATTTGGTGAGCTAAAATCTTTTAAAAAGACAATACTCCCAATATCTGCAGCCATAGGTGGAATGATTGTTCCTGCAATTATTTATGCATTATTTAACTATAAGGAGCCAACTATTACAGGATGGGGGATACCGATGGCAACAGATATTGCATTTGCAATTGGAATGCTTTCTTTAGTTGCAAAAAATGCTCCCAAAGGAATAGTTGTATTTCTTACTGCACTTGCTATAGTTGATGATTTAGGCGCTATTATAGTAATAGCAATATTTTATAATAGTCAAATTTCATGGATGGCGCTTTTATTAGGATTAATAGTTTTTGCTGCGCTTATCTTGGCTAATAAATTTAAAATTAAATATATATCTATTTATATTATTTTAGGTATAATTCTATGGATTTGCCTTTTGAAATCCGGTATACATGCAACAATTGCAGGAGTCTTACTAGGCATGTCGTTGCCAATTGGAGAAAATATTCATAAATTTAAAACTTCAATATTGTATAAACTTGAACATACTTTAACACCATGGTCTAGCTTTTTAATTATGCCAATATTTGCGTTTGCAAATGCAGGTATAGTAATTAATACAGATAATTTTTCAAACAATTTGTTTTCATCAACTTCATTGGGAATTATATTTGGTCTTTTTGTAGGAAAGCAAATTGGTATATTTGGAACTTCATTTATTTTAATAAAATTGAAAATAGCTAAGTTTCCATCTAATGTAACCAAAAGACATTTATATGGTGCAAGTGTTTTTGGTGGTATTGGATTTACTATGTCAATATTTGTGTCATCATTGTCATTTGCAGATGCCAATATATTATCTGAAGCAAAAATGTGTATTATGATTGCATCAATTTTAGCTGCAACATATGGTACAATAGTATTTAAATTTATAAATTTTAAAAATGAGAAATTAAACTACAAACAAAGCTAA
- a CDS encoding GGDEF domain-containing protein — protein MDNKLTSKEELIIKMEELISNNEGPFSIVVADIDDFKNLNNLYGNTIGDEVIKKLISILNNNLSSTDMVFRSGDEFNILLVKKGAERSFMELEEIRRYLSDNTFNLNENSDDNVYFTLSFGVASYPRDAKNVVELFRVADSALFRAKELGKNRICLSEAESMVLKSNYFTKTQLDRLSRLSKATDRTEAFLLREALDDLFKKYSK, from the coding sequence ATGGATAACAAGCTTACATCAAAAGAGGAATTAATAATTAAAATGGAGGAATTAATATCAAATAATGAGGGTCCTTTTAGTATAGTTGTAGCAGATATTGATGATTTTAAGAATTTAAATAATTTATACGGTAACACTATTGGGGATGAAGTAATAAAAAAGCTTATTTCAATTTTAAATAACAATTTATCTTCAACGGACATGGTATTTAGATCAGGTGACGAATTTAATATATTACTTGTAAAAAAAGGTGCGGAAAGAAGCTTTATGGAGCTTGAAGAAATAAGAAGATATTTATCGGATAATACTTTTAACTTAAATGAAAATTCTGACGACAATGTTTATTTTACTTTAAGCTTCGGTGTAGCAAGTTATCCAAGAGATGCTAAAAACGTAGTTGAACTTTTTAGAGTGGCTGATAGTGCATTATTTAGGGCAAAAGAATTAGGTAAGAATAGAATATGTCTTTCTGAGGCAGAGAGTATGGTGCTAAAATCTAATTATTTTACTAAGACTCAACTTGATAGATTATCAAGGTTGTCAAAAGCAACTGATAGAACCGAAGCATTTCTTCTTAGAGAAGCCCTAGATGATTTGTTTAAAAAATATAGCAAATAG
- the dapB gene encoding 4-hydroxy-tetrahydrodipicolinate reductase has product MLKVCLIGLGKTGREIAKMIFNQRNMKIVAAMCSPGSLKKHIDLGEVIGIQEIGIKIEGTNKLEETLVLCRPDVVVDFSTPEATLKNSRIISQMGINMIIGTTGFSEVDLDKIRNLAYRNHTGIVYAPNITLGVNVLMILTKLASILLNNYDFQISEIHHREKKDIPSGTALKIANEIKDGLVYLGKDISKENIPINSVRAGGVVGKHEVMIVGENDRITISHESFSRKVFATGAIHAINFIQNKIGFYEMSDVLSLSKVIKDLYAHENNSDTNNIIKNLIATDIQ; this is encoded by the coding sequence ATGTTAAAAGTATGTTTAATTGGACTTGGAAAAACAGGAAGAGAAATTGCAAAAATGATATTCAACCAAAGGAATATGAAAATTGTAGCTGCCATGTGCAGCCCTGGAAGCTTGAAAAAGCATATTGATCTAGGTGAAGTAATTGGAATTCAAGAAATTGGTATAAAAATTGAAGGAACTAATAAACTCGAGGAAACACTGGTACTTTGCAGGCCAGATGTTGTAGTCGATTTTTCTACTCCTGAAGCTACTTTAAAAAACTCTAGAATAATATCGCAAATGGGGATTAATATGATAATAGGTACCACAGGCTTTTCAGAAGTAGATTTAGATAAAATAAGAAATCTAGCCTATAGAAATCATACTGGCATAGTGTATGCTCCAAACATAACTCTTGGAGTAAATGTGCTGATGATATTAACAAAATTGGCTTCCATCCTATTGAATAACTATGATTTTCAAATTTCTGAGATACATCATAGAGAAAAAAAGGACATTCCATCTGGTACTGCTTTAAAGATAGCTAATGAAATAAAAGATGGGTTAGTTTACTTAGGTAAGGATATCTCTAAAGAAAATATTCCAATTAATTCAGTTCGAGCTGGTGGTGTTGTTGGAAAGCATGAAGTTATGATTGTTGGAGAAAATGATAGAATTACGATTTCTCATGAATCCTTTTCAAGAAAAGTTTTTGCCACTGGAGCAATCCATGCAATAAATTTCATACAAAATAAGATTGGATTCTATGAAATGAGTGATGTTCTAAGCTTATCAAAGGTAATAAAAGATTTATATGCTCATGAAAATAATTCTGATACTAATAATATTATTAAAAATCTAATAGCAACAGATATTCAATAA
- a CDS encoding ClC family H(+)/Cl(-) exchange transporter, whose protein sequence is MEKKQSTYSTLFHWHSFKLKLVFEGICIGMVTGLVIVLYRLALEEAGYLLSYIYKLISINPIIILPWIMLLIIIGYIVGLMVKNEPMISGSGIPQVEGVLLRELDMTWWKVILGKFFGGVLSIGSGLSLGREGPSVQLGAAIGQGFSKVFRRIKIEEKYLITSGASAGLAAAFNAPLAGAMFALEEVHKNFSPLILLSALSSALSADFIASSFFGLKPVFNFGAFATLPLNFYFYVIILGVIVGFLGVLFNKVLLKTQNLYIKQAWLKKEFRIIIPLLLSVALGLLLPEALGGGHELITSLTEGKFSLILLVIILVIKFSFTMASFGSGAPGGIFLPLLTIGALIGNVYGEVLMHIAHLDSIYINNFIILAMAGYFASVVKSPITGTILITEMTGSFNHLLALAIVSVISYIVADLLASKPIYEALLEKFLQNQGDRTPIGDKINKAILEFAVCIGSKLDGKQIKDVKWPSRCLLVAVRRGENEIIPKGDTVILPGDYLTVLTNEDRVPKINDTLLLMSETSDSLK, encoded by the coding sequence ATGGAAAAAAAACAGAGTACCTATAGCACTTTGTTTCATTGGCATAGTTTTAAATTAAAACTTGTATTTGAAGGAATATGCATAGGTATGGTCACTGGTTTAGTAATTGTGCTATATCGTTTAGCACTTGAAGAAGCAGGATATCTTTTAAGTTATATTTATAAGCTTATATCAATTAACCCCATTATTATATTACCATGGATTATGCTGCTGATAATCATTGGCTACATAGTGGGATTGATGGTAAAAAACGAACCTATGATTAGTGGTAGTGGAATACCTCAGGTTGAAGGAGTTCTACTTAGGGAACTAGATATGACTTGGTGGAAAGTCATTCTCGGTAAGTTCTTTGGAGGTGTCCTTTCAATAGGTTCTGGCCTTTCATTAGGAAGAGAAGGTCCTTCTGTTCAATTAGGTGCAGCAATAGGACAAGGATTTAGTAAAGTCTTTAGAAGAATAAAAATTGAGGAAAAATATCTTATTACTAGTGGTGCTAGTGCAGGACTTGCAGCTGCATTTAACGCTCCTTTAGCTGGAGCAATGTTTGCATTAGAGGAAGTTCATAAAAACTTTTCACCATTAATTTTACTTTCTGCACTCTCCTCTGCATTATCAGCAGATTTTATTGCAAGCAGCTTCTTTGGACTAAAACCAGTATTTAATTTTGGAGCTTTTGCTACATTGCCACTAAACTTTTACTTTTATGTAATCATATTAGGTGTAATTGTAGGATTTCTTGGGGTCCTTTTTAATAAAGTTCTTTTAAAGACGCAAAACCTATATATAAAACAAGCTTGGCTAAAAAAAGAATTTAGAATTATAATTCCTCTATTATTATCAGTAGCCCTAGGTCTTTTATTACCAGAAGCTTTAGGTGGAGGTCATGAACTAATAACTTCATTAACTGAAGGTAAATTTTCTTTAATATTATTAGTTATTATTCTAGTTATTAAATTTTCATTTACTATGGCTAGTTTCGGCTCAGGTGCTCCCGGAGGAATTTTCCTTCCGCTACTTACAATTGGAGCACTAATTGGAAATGTATATGGCGAAGTTCTTATGCACATTGCTCACTTAGATAGCATTTACATAAATAATTTTATAATCTTAGCCATGGCTGGATATTTCGCCTCAGTAGTAAAATCGCCAATAACAGGAACAATCCTAATTACCGAAATGACAGGTTCATTTAACCATTTGCTTGCTTTGGCTATTGTCTCGGTAATATCATATATTGTAGCAGACCTTCTTGCTTCTAAGCCTATATATGAAGCTTTACTAGAAAAATTTCTGCAAAATCAAGGTGATAGAACACCCATTGGCGATAAGATAAATAAAGCTATACTGGAATTTGCTGTATGTATAGGATCGAAGTTAGATGGTAAACAAATCAAAGATGTAAAATGGCCATCTCGCTGTCTCCTTGTAGCAGTTAGACGTGGCGAAAATGAAATAATTCCTAAGGGAGATACTGTTATTTTGCCTGGAGACTATTTAACTGTCTTAACTAATGAGGATAGAGTTCCTAAAATAAATGATACCCTATTATTAATGTCTGAAACTTCTGACTCTCTAAAATAA
- a CDS encoding SDR family NAD(P)-dependent oxidoreductase, translating into MKKILITGCGSGLGRKASFALANRGHYVYATTHTEEQANEINSFNKKYNLPIESFKLDILNSNDRLKITNLEIDVLINNAAIGNSGSVAEVDSDIYRETFETNVFCPIELTQLVLKQMIPRKKGRIIFVSSLAGRSPIPFLSPYCATKFALESICPSLNEELKELKNVNIPVILIEPGSYATGFNQKNISKQFNWMKIHSYFKNNIHSLENKQYTYFKLTESTNFDSIIDKYIKAVEDRYPKERYVSPSSQGAFIKIKNILKK; encoded by the coding sequence ATGAAAAAAATTCTAATTACCGGCTGTGGTTCCGGTCTTGGACGTAAAGCTTCATTTGCTTTAGCAAATAGAGGTCATTATGTCTATGCAACAACTCATACTGAAGAACAAGCCAATGAAATTAACTCTTTCAATAAAAAATATAACCTTCCTATTGAAAGCTTTAAATTGGATATTTTAAATAGTAATGATAGATTGAAGATAACTAATCTTGAAATTGATGTTTTAATAAATAATGCAGCCATTGGAAATTCAGGTTCAGTAGCTGAAGTGGATTCTGATATATATCGGGAAACTTTTGAAACAAACGTTTTTTGTCCAATTGAATTGACTCAACTTGTATTAAAACAAATGATCCCTCGAAAAAAAGGAAGGATAATTTTTGTATCATCTTTGGCTGGACGCTCCCCCATTCCATTTTTATCTCCATACTGCGCAACTAAATTTGCACTGGAATCCATATGTCCGTCTTTAAACGAAGAGCTTAAAGAACTTAAAAATGTTAATATTCCTGTAATATTAATAGAGCCAGGAAGCTATGCTACTGGATTTAATCAAAAAAATATATCAAAACAATTTAATTGGATGAAGATTCATTCTTATTTCAAAAATAATATACATTCCCTAGAAAACAAGCAATATACATACTTTAAGCTGACAGAATCCACTAATTTTGATTCTATTATAGATAAATACATAAAAGCAGTAGAAGACAGATATCCAAAGGAAAGATATGTATCCCCTTCAAGCCAAGGTGCTTTCATTAAAATTAAAAACATCCTAAAAAAATAA
- a CDS encoding DUF421 domain-containing protein, translating into MNEGLVVFVRAIIAFFSLLIFAKILGKQQISQLTFFDYALGITIGSIAATLTTDLSSRAWPHFVGLLTWCLLGYLMEYITEKWRYAAKYIEGEPTIVIMNGKIMESALKKMKYTASDLMGLLRVKDIFDLSQVDFAIIEPNGQLSVLKKPEYEPLTPKDMSIQKEPSGISTELIYDGILINENLKQLNKTEKWLMNQLKIHKVKDVSEVFIATLTPSGSLYIDKYDDHMVKVTDIGDYKGPY; encoded by the coding sequence TTGAATGAAGGATTAGTAGTTTTTGTGCGTGCTATTATTGCATTCTTTTCTTTACTTATTTTCGCAAAGATACTTGGAAAACAACAAATAAGTCAACTGACATTCTTTGATTATGCCCTTGGAATAACAATTGGATCAATTGCTGCAACTCTTACTACGGACTTATCAAGCAGGGCATGGCCTCATTTTGTCGGATTGCTTACTTGGTGTTTACTTGGATATTTAATGGAGTACATTACCGAGAAATGGAGATACGCTGCAAAATATATCGAAGGCGAACCTACAATTGTAATTATGAATGGCAAGATAATGGAAAGTGCATTAAAAAAAATGAAATATACAGCATCAGATCTCATGGGACTATTAAGAGTTAAAGATATTTTTGATTTGTCTCAAGTAGATTTTGCAATTATTGAGCCAAATGGCCAATTATCTGTTCTAAAGAAACCAGAGTATGAACCTTTAACACCTAAGGATATGAGTATTCAAAAAGAACCAAGCGGTATAAGTACTGAACTCATATATGATGGAATTCTTATAAATGAAAATTTGAAACAACTTAATAAAACTGAAAAATGGCTTATGAATCAACTAAAAATTCATAAAGTTAAGGATGTTTCAGAAGTATTTATTGCGACCTTAACTCCTTCTGGCTCCTTATATATAGACAAATATGATGATCATATGGTAAAAGTAACTGATATTGGTGATTATAAAGGACCATATTAA
- a CDS encoding DUF4363 family protein, whose protein sequence is MRKFLVISIPIVALIFFVLIMLSGNILKEPIGNDDNIPESIQLLIQDIESGNWESANIKTDNLSNSWKKIAKRVQFSSERDEINQFNICISHLRGAIMARDKSSSLLALNEAYAHWNDLGK, encoded by the coding sequence ATGAGAAAATTTTTAGTAATATCGATACCTATAGTTGCACTAATTTTTTTTGTATTAATCATGCTTAGTGGCAATATTTTGAAGGAACCTATAGGCAATGATGATAACATTCCCGAATCAATACAGCTACTTATACAGGATATAGAATCAGGAAATTGGGAAAGTGCCAATATTAAAACAGACAACCTCTCTAATTCATGGAAAAAAATAGCCAAAAGAGTTCAATTTAGTTCTGAAAGAGATGAAATAAATCAATTTAATATATGCATCTCACATCTTCGCGGTGCCATAATGGCTAGAGATAAATCTAGTTCACTTCTTGCTTTAAATGAGGCTTATGCTCATTGGAATGACCTTGGAAAATAA
- a CDS encoding DsrE family protein, whose product MTIILEYKVIFHIDELSKWSIVLKNTNNLLEAINTNNFNIEILANSEAVKAYAYDNELDLRISSEMKGLDHKGIKFVACNNALKSYSIKKEDLMSFVDIVPTGILELVNKQSDGYSYIKP is encoded by the coding sequence ATGACTATCATTTTAGAATATAAAGTTATATTTCATATAGATGAACTAAGTAAATGGAGTATAGTCCTAAAAAATACAAATAATTTATTGGAGGCTATAAATACTAACAATTTTAATATTGAAATTTTAGCAAATTCAGAAGCTGTAAAGGCTTATGCTTACGATAATGAATTAGATTTAAGGATTAGCAGTGAAATGAAAGGGTTAGATCATAAAGGGATTAAGTTTGTTGCGTGCAACAATGCGTTAAAATCTTATAGTATAAAAAAGGAAGATTTAATGTCGTTTGTAGATATTGTTCCTACCGGAATTTTGGAACTTGTAAATAAGCAAAGTGACGGTTATAGTTACATAAAACCATGA
- a CDS encoding CoA-disulfide reductase: MNKKIIIVGGVAGGASTAARLRRLDENVDIIMVEKGEYISFANCGLPYYIGETIDERGKLIVQTVEEMSSKFNLDIRNLNEVISIDKENKKVKIKNYRTNEEYEETYDILVLSPGAAPLKPAIPGINECDNLFTLRNIPDTDKIKSYVDNNKPKHVTVIGGGFIGLEMAENLHARGIDITLVEAGEQVMAPLDIEMASIIHEHLIDKNVELILKDGVSSFESKGKKIILSSGKEITTDMIILSIGVKPETTIAREANLNLNERGAIVVDKFMKTSDPSIYALGDAVEVMDFVNKKPTMIPLAWPANRQGRIVADNICGKNTEYKGTLGSSVAKVFDYTVATTGNNEKILKRLGIAYETIHIHPGSHAGYYPGSFPIAFKLLFDPKSGKIFGAQGVGLDGVEKRIDVLSAAIKGNFTVFDLQDFEPCYAPPYNSAKDPVNMLGYYASNIIEGFEKTIQWNEIDKLDKEKSLIIDVREEFELVTGGFDNSIHIPLGQLRSRLNEIPKDKNIYVTCQVGLRGYVACRILEQNGIRCANIDGGVKTYLYVKRAEESIKNQYENNEEIKDEVAVMKLEDLDITEINANTTLNACGLQCPGPIKRVFEEIKKMEDGNILEVKASDPGFTKDIKSWCDSTGNTLLKSEFDNKEKAFIAYIQKGTSSDLRKNASSPNVVEKYGATLVVFSGDLDKAIASFIIATGAASMGKEVTMFFTFWGLNILKSADKPSVSKDMMEKMFDVMLPAHPGKLPLSQMNMMGMGPAMIKQIMKKHNVDNLETLIKNAIDMGVKVVACSMSMDLMGIKKEEFIDGVEIGGVASYLGATEDSGLNLFI, encoded by the coding sequence ATGAATAAAAAGATTATTATTGTTGGTGGCGTTGCAGGTGGTGCATCTACAGCAGCTAGACTTAGAAGGCTAGATGAAAATGTTGATATAATTATGGTGGAAAAAGGTGAATACATATCTTTTGCTAATTGTGGACTTCCATATTATATAGGAGAAACTATTGATGAAAGAGGAAAATTAATAGTACAAACAGTAGAAGAAATGAGCAGCAAGTTTAATTTAGATATAAGAAATTTAAATGAAGTTATAAGTATAGATAAAGAAAATAAAAAGGTTAAAATAAAGAATTATAGAACAAATGAGGAATATGAAGAAACTTATGATATTTTAGTTTTATCTCCAGGCGCAGCTCCACTTAAACCAGCGATACCTGGGATAAATGAATGTGATAATTTATTTACTTTAAGGAATATACCAGATACAGATAAAATTAAATCTTATGTAGATAACAACAAGCCTAAACATGTAACTGTAATCGGAGGTGGATTTATAGGACTTGAAATGGCCGAAAATCTTCATGCTAGAGGAATTGATATTACACTTGTAGAAGCAGGTGAGCAGGTAATGGCTCCTCTAGATATAGAAATGGCAAGTATAATACATGAACACTTAATTGATAAAAATGTAGAATTGATATTAAAAGATGGAGTGTCTTCATTCGAGAGTAAAGGTAAAAAGATAATACTAAGTAGCGGAAAAGAAATCACAACTGATATGATTATATTGTCAATTGGTGTTAAGCCAGAAACAACAATAGCAAGAGAAGCTAATCTTAACTTGAATGAAAGAGGCGCCATAGTAGTTGACAAATTTATGAAAACTTCTGACCCAAGCATTTATGCATTAGGAGATGCAGTAGAAGTTATGGATTTTGTAAATAAAAAGCCAACAATGATTCCACTTGCTTGGCCAGCTAATAGACAAGGAAGAATAGTAGCAGATAATATATGTGGGAAAAATACTGAATACAAAGGAACTCTTGGATCATCAGTTGCAAAAGTGTTTGACTATACGGTAGCAACAACAGGTAATAACGAAAAGATACTAAAGAGATTAGGGATAGCATACGAGACTATTCATATTCATCCAGGTTCTCATGCTGGATATTACCCTGGATCATTCCCAATAGCTTTTAAATTGCTATTTGATCCAAAGTCAGGAAAAATATTTGGGGCTCAAGGTGTAGGACTTGATGGAGTTGAAAAAAGAATAGATGTACTTTCAGCTGCTATTAAAGGAAATTTTACAGTCTTTGATTTACAAGATTTTGAACCTTGTTATGCACCTCCATATAATTCAGCAAAAGATCCTGTTAATATGCTTGGATACTATGCATCAAATATTATTGAAGGATTTGAGAAAACAATTCAATGGAACGAAATAGATAAATTAGACAAAGAAAAATCATTAATAATTGATGTTAGAGAAGAGTTCGAATTAGTTACGGGAGGTTTTGATAATTCTATTCATATTCCTCTTGGGCAATTAAGAAGTAGATTAAATGAAATTCCAAAAGATAAAAACATATACGTAACTTGTCAGGTTGGACTTAGAGGATATGTTGCTTGCAGAATTCTAGAACAAAATGGAATACGGTGCGCAAATATAGATGGTGGTGTAAAGACATATCTATATGTAAAAAGAGCAGAAGAAAGCATTAAAAATCAATATGAAAATAATGAAGAAATAAAAGATGAGGTGGCTGTAATGAAATTAGAAGATCTAGATATAACAGAAATAAATGCAAATACTACGTTAAATGCATGCGGTCTCCAATGTCCAGGTCCAATAAAAAGAGTATTTGAAGAAATTAAGAAGATGGAAGATGGCAATATATTAGAAGTTAAAGCAAGTGATCCTGGATTTACAAAAGACATAAAATCATGGTGTGATTCAACAGGAAATACTTTATTAAAATCTGAATTTGATAATAAAGAAAAAGCCTTCATAGCATATATTCAAAAGGGAACATCATCAGACTTAAGGAAAAATGCTTCTTCACCAAATGTTGTGGAAAAGTATGGAGCAACATTGGTTGTATTTAGTGGAGATTTAGATAAAGCAATAGCTTCATTTATAATAGCAACAGGAGCAGCATCTATGGGGAAAGAAGTTACTATGTTCTTTACATTCTGGGGGCTTAATATACTAAAGAGTGCAGATAAGCCTAGTGTTTCTAAGGATATGATGGAAAAAATGTTTGACGTTATGTTACCAGCTCATCCTGGAAAATTACCGTTATCACAAATGAACATGATGGGAATGGGACCTGCAATGATAAAGCAAATAATGAAAAAGCATAATGTCGATAACCTAGAAACTTTAATAAAAAATGCTATAGACATGGGTGTTAAAGTTGTTGCATGTTCAATGAGTATGGACTTAATGGGAATAAAAAAAGAAGAATTTATTGATGGAGTTGAAATAGGTGGAGTTGCTTCATATCTGGGGGCAACAGAAGATTCTGGATTAAATTTATTTATATAG